In the Acetobacterium sp. KB-1 genome, TTCTAATGGCGAAACCACCATCACTGCCCGAACTCAGGATGGGAATAAAACTGATACCTGTAAAATTACAGTCAAAACCAATGTCACCGCTGTGACTATGATTAATACCATCAACACCGTCAATAACAATATTGCACAAACCATTGCCTATGACAGCAGTTACTCCCTGCCGGTTGTGGTCATCGCCCAGGGTTATGGCAGTGAACTTTTTCCCTGTTCAGTAACCTGGTCCCCCAATACCGTGGACACGAAAAAAATTGGTGAAACAATCTATACCGGCACTTTGGTAATGCCTGCTGGCTATGTCAACCTGAATAACACCCAGGCCTTAATCACCCTCACGGTCCTGGCCCAACCGGTAATTACCGCCAGCTCGGAACTATCCTCCCAACGTGTTTATTTAAATGAAGATCCTGCTCCTGTTTTTGTGGAAGCTGATGTTACTGATGATAAGACCTTAACCTACCAGTGGTCTTATCGCATCGGTGATGTCGAAACCCCACTACCAGAGGTTACAGGTCCAATTTATGATCCCCCGGCATCCGCAACCCCGGGTACTGTCTATTATAACTGTGTGATCTCTTCTGAAAATGCTGATCCGGTCACCGTCTTAGCGGGTACTGTCGTGACCAGTATCGATCCCGCTGTCCTACCAGTAACACCTGATCCCGCCGATCCTGAAACCGGTGAAACAGAACCGGTTATCGTAACAACATTAGCTGAAATACCAACGATCACGGAACAACCAACCAGTATTTCACAACTGAGTGACATCGCAGTGGCAACCAGTTTGGCTCAGGCTACCCGCACTGCTCAGGCTGCCCTCGGCGCACCTAAGTCTGAGATAGCAACAGCTTCTTTTAGAGTAGCTGCCACTGTCAATGATGGCGGTGTCCTCACCTACCAGTGGTTTGAAAGCTCCGTGGCCGTCAATGCCGATGGCAAAGCAGTTGATGGTGCTACTGATAAGACCTTTGCGGCCGATACCGCCAGTCCGGCCGGAACCACCTACTACTATGTCGAAATCACTAATACCAAAGCCGGTTGTCTGCCGGTAACCGCCGTCAGTCTCCCGGTTTCACTCACCGTGATATAGCAAATTTAAAAAAAGAAGTGATCATCCAAATAATGGTGATCACTTCTTTTAGGTTGTCGTGCCACTGCGTACCGACCAATTGTTAATCTGTTGTTCGCTACGCGATCGGACAGGCTACGCCGTGTTCGCCCCGATGCGTAGGGTCTGACCCCTAGGTCACAACATGATGTAACAATTGTCGGTACGACTTGTACCTAGATTTAAAGAAGTGACCACCAAATAGCAGTGATCACTTCTTTTTTAATTAACTTCCTATTATAATAGAGTCTCTTATTCCATTTCGACGATCAGTTCGCCGGACTCGACGCTTTGTCCATCCGATACATAGATCCGTTTGACCTTGCCGTCTTCGCTGGCGACCATTTCGGTTTCCATTTTCATGGCTTCAACAATAACCAGAGCCTGATTCTTTTTGACGTCTTCTCCTTCGTTAACCAATACTTTTAGAACAGTTCCAGGAATACCTGAGCCGATCTGTTTAGTGTTTTTAGGATCAGCCTTTAGCATGGTGACCTTTTGCTTGGCCGAGAGGCTGCGCTTATCTTCAACATAGATTTCACGACGGAACCCATCCACTTCAAATCGTACTGGGCACATGCCCTCATCATTAGGTACGCCGATGTTGACTAATTTGATGACAAAGCGTTTTCCTTTGGATACCTCCACATCGACGATTTCTCCGACCTTTAAACCGTAGAAGAAGGCGTGGCTTTCCATTCGCATGTAATCACCGTATTCCTGAATGAATTCCATATATTCTTTCATTACCTTGGGATATAGAGCAACACTTAACACTTCCCGATCGTCCAGTTCAACACCAAACTCTTCATGGAAGTCTTTTTTTATTTTACCAAAATTTTCGTCAGGAAGCAGAATCCCGGGACGAACTGTGATCGGTTCTATGCCCTTTAAGACAATTTTTTGAAGCTCAGGATCAAATCCACCTTCTGGCTGTCCGATCATGCCCTTGTAAAAATCAACGACCGAATCGGGATAAGATAGTTCTTTTCCCTTTGTTTTAATATTATCAGCGGTTAAGTTGTTCTGAACCATAAAGATGGCTAAATCACCAACCGTTTTTGATGAGGGTGTCACCTTGACAATATCACCCAGCATCAGGTTCGCTTCCATGTATTTCTCTTTAACCTCCCGAAATTTATGGCCCAAACCAAAACTTTCCACCTGGGCCCGAAGGTTTGAGTATTGACCTCCCGGTATTTCCAACTTATAAATTTCAGTGGAGCCGGATTTCATTTCAGATTCAAACTTACTATAAACCTGACGGGTGCTGCCCCAATAATCCGATAAAATCTGGAGCTCATCTTCATTTAGTCCCGTATCTCTTGGGGTATTTTTTAGGGCTGCCACAATCGAGTTCAGGGCCGGCTGAGAAGTTAAACCACTGAGCCCGTTTAGCGCTGCATCGGCAATATCGACCCCGGCCATCTGTCCAAAGAGCACTGTGGCCACCCCATTACCCGTTGTATCATGGGTGTGAAGATGGATGGGTAGGCTAACCTCCTGTTTTAAGGCTTCTACCAGCTTATAGGCGGCTCCCGGTTTTAGTAAACCAGACATATCTTTAATCGCCAGAATATGGGCTCCGGTTTTTTCGATCTCCCGGGCCATTCTCAGATAGTAATCGAGATTATATTTGGTTCTCGAAGTGTCTAAAATATCCCCTGTGTAGCAGATGCTGACTTCAGCAATCTTATCCGTTTTTAAAACCTCCTCAATGGAAATCTTCATCCCATCCATCCAGTTGAGTGAATCAAAAATACGGAAAATGTCAATCCCACTTTTGGCCGCTTCCTGAACAAAGGCGCGGATCACGTTATCTGGGTAATTTTTGTAACCGACAGCATTGGCACCCCGCAAAAGCATCTGAAACAAAATATTGGGAACTCGCTTGCGCAGTTCATCAAGCCGTCGCCAGGGCGATTCTTTTAAGAAACGGTAGGCCACATCAAAGGTTGCGCCGCCCCACATTTCCAGGGCAAAGAGATCCGGTGCCAGGGCTGCGGTTTCCCGGGCGATTTTGATCATATCCCGGCTTCGTACTCGGGTGGCAGCGATAGACTGATGGGCATCCCGGAAGGTGGTATCAACCAGCAGCAGTTTCTCCTGGTCTTTGATCCACTTTACCAGACCATCTGGCCCCTGCTCATCAAGGATCTGTTTACTACCCCGAAATTCGGTATCGACCGGAATAGCCGGGATATAGGGCTCATCATAATCCGGTTTATTTCCAAAGGTTTCATTGACAATAATATTCCCGAAGTATTTGAGCAAACTGGACGCTTCACTTTTCTGATCTTCAATCTCAAACAGTTCTGGGTGATCATCAATGAACTTGGTGTCACAGTTTCCTTCAATAAAGGTGGGGTGCTGAAGCACGTTGATGAGAAAATCCTTATTGGTTTGAACCCCTTCAATTGTCATTTCTTTCAGCGCGCGCAGCGCTTTACGACGGGCATCTTCAAAGTTTCTGGAAAAAGAGGTACTCTTGACCAGCAAACTGTCATAATAGGGCGTGATTACTGCGCCAGTAAAGCCATTGCCACCGTCGAGGCGAATCCCAAAACCACTACCGGTTCGATAAACATCCAATCGGCCCGTATCCGGCATAAAATGATTGTTCGGATCTTCAGTCGTGATCCGACATTGGATGGCTGTTCCCCTCGTCTCTATTGACGCTTGACTGGAAATACCAATTTCTTCGGAGTCGAGCGGTAAGCCCTGGGCAATTAAAATTTGAGACTGCACCAGATCAATTCCGGTGACCAATTCAGTAACGGTATGTTCGACCTGAATCCGAGGATTCATTTCGATAAAATAATGGTCGCCTTTTTTATCGACCAGAAACTCAATGGTCCCGGCATTACGGTAGTTTACTTCTTTAGCCAGTTTAATGGCGTCCTTACAGATCGCCTGACGTTGTTCTTCATTGATACTTAAGGAGGGGGTAAATTCAACGATTTTCTGGTGTCGTCTTTGAATCGAGCAATCCCGTTCAAAAAGATGCACCACATTCCCATGGTTGTCACCCAGAATCTGCACTTCAATATGTTTCGGTTCTTCTAAATATTTTTCGACAAAAATAGTCCCATCACCAAAGGCTTTGGTTGCTTCACTGGTTGCTGAATGGAACTCTTTTAAGAGATCTTTTTCGTCCCGGACGATTCGCATCCCCCGACCACCGCCGCCTGCAGCTGCTTTTAAAATGATCGGATAGCCGGCTTTCTGTGCGAACTCCAGGGCTTCCGAATCGGAGGTGATTGGTTTTTCAACACCGGGAATCGTGGGGACCTTCACACTTTTGGCGACGATTTTCGATTGAATCTTGTCACCCATTTTTTCCATCATTTCGTGCGTTGGTCCGATAAAGACGATCCCTTCCTCTTCACAGCGTTTAGCAAAAAGCGGGTTTTCAGCCAGAAAACCGTAACCAGGATGAATCGCATCAACCTCTTTTTTCTTGGCCAGGGTGATGATTTTATCCATATCCAGATAAGCTTCCACCGGACCATTCGTGCCAGTAATCAGATAAGCCTCGTCGGCCTTGGTTCTAAAAAGAGACAGTTTATCTTCCTGCGCGTAAATGGCCACGGTATGAATGCCAAGCTCCTGACAGGCCCGAATGATCCGGATGGCAATTTCTCCTCGATTAGCGATTAATACTTTATTAAACTTTTTCATCTTTCCTTCTACTTTCTGAACGCATTTTTATGCATCAACAATTCTCATCTCCAAAAAAATAATTGTAACTATTATATAAAATTGTATGCCATTATTAAAGCTATTTTTTGAGGATTATCAAATTATTTTTAGCGACCACCCAATCACACTCAAATAGGGCTAAAAATAAGCGTTTTACTCACTTCTGCTTAATGTTTTCTTTAGTTAACTTTTCATTCTTAACCCTTTGGCGATATTTTATTACGACTGCCGCATCCACTTTTTTTGGGATTTGGACACGTTTTCTTTTTTTTCGCTGATGGTCGCTATGTTTAACCTGAGTTTCACTTATTTCTTTTTCTTTCGCCTTTTCGATTATTTCATTTTCCAGACGTTGAAATCCATAGCGCCTTTCTGTTTCTTCTTCCAGCTTGGGATTATCTGAATAGAAGGTGTTAGCCAGACGTTTAACGATAACATATCCGGGAATGACAATAACCAGAACAATAATAAGCATTCCGGTATCCATGATTACTCGCCTCTTTTCAGCGTTTCTTTTTTTTGTATATAATCCTTCTGATAATCCTTACTGGAGATCAGAATTTCCTCTAAAAAACGTTCATATTCTTTATCGTAGTTCTTATTTTTCAGCTGCTCCAGATTTTTTTGCAGCATTTTTTCTTCCCGACTCTGGTCGAATATATTACCATTATTATTGTATTTATATTCAGCCACAGCCTGGATGCAATCCATTCTCTGCTCAAAAAGGACCCGCATCTGCGCATCGATCTGATCGATTTTATTTCTAATTTCATCTAATGTTTTCAATCTTATCTCCTAAAGTAAAAAATCTGCCAAACAGATGGCGGTGGCGGCTTCTACCACGGGAAAAGCCCTGATCACAATGCAGGGATCGTGACGCCCCTGAATTTTTAAGGTCGCGTTGTTTCGATTGGCCAGATTAATGGTCTGCTGTTCTTTGCCAATCGAAGGCGTCGGTTTAAAGGCGACCTGAAAAACAATTGGCATTCCATTGGAAATACCACCGTTGATACCCCCGTTGTGGTTGGTTAAGGTCTCAATTTGTCCGTTATTGATGCGCAGGCCATCATTAGTTTGGGAACCTCGCAGGCTGACCATTTCAAAACCAGCCCCAAAGGTTACGCCTTTTACGGCGGGAATAGAAAAGAGTAAGGCCGATAGACGACTTT is a window encoding:
- a CDS encoding chorismate mutase — protein: MKTLDEIRNKIDQIDAQMRVLFEQRMDCIQAVAEYKYNNNGNIFDQSREEKMLQKNLEQLKNKNYDKEYERFLEEILISSKDYQKDYIQKKETLKRGE
- a CDS encoding pyruvate carboxylase, which translates into the protein MKKFNKVLIANRGEIAIRIIRACQELGIHTVAIYAQEDKLSLFRTKADEAYLITGTNGPVEAYLDMDKIITLAKKKEVDAIHPGYGFLAENPLFAKRCEEEGIVFIGPTHEMMEKMGDKIQSKIVAKSVKVPTIPGVEKPITSDSEALEFAQKAGYPIILKAAAGGGGRGMRIVRDEKDLLKEFHSATSEATKAFGDGTIFVEKYLEEPKHIEVQILGDNHGNVVHLFERDCSIQRRHQKIVEFTPSLSINEEQRQAICKDAIKLAKEVNYRNAGTIEFLVDKKGDHYFIEMNPRIQVEHTVTELVTGIDLVQSQILIAQGLPLDSEEIGISSQASIETRGTAIQCRITTEDPNNHFMPDTGRLDVYRTGSGFGIRLDGGNGFTGAVITPYYDSLLVKSTSFSRNFEDARRKALRALKEMTIEGVQTNKDFLINVLQHPTFIEGNCDTKFIDDHPELFEIEDQKSEASSLLKYFGNIIVNETFGNKPDYDEPYIPAIPVDTEFRGSKQILDEQGPDGLVKWIKDQEKLLLVDTTFRDAHQSIAATRVRSRDMIKIARETAALAPDLFALEMWGGATFDVAYRFLKESPWRRLDELRKRVPNILFQMLLRGANAVGYKNYPDNVIRAFVQEAAKSGIDIFRIFDSLNWMDGMKISIEEVLKTDKIAEVSICYTGDILDTSRTKYNLDYYLRMAREIEKTGAHILAIKDMSGLLKPGAAYKLVEALKQEVSLPIHLHTHDTTGNGVATVLFGQMAGVDIADAALNGLSGLTSQPALNSIVAALKNTPRDTGLNEDELQILSDYWGSTRQVYSKFESEMKSGSTEIYKLEIPGGQYSNLRAQVESFGLGHKFREVKEKYMEANLMLGDIVKVTPSSKTVGDLAIFMVQNNLTADNIKTKGKELSYPDSVVDFYKGMIGQPEGGFDPELQKIVLKGIEPITVRPGILLPDENFGKIKKDFHEEFGVELDDREVLSVALYPKVMKEYMEFIQEYGDYMRMESHAFFYGLKVGEIVDVEVSKGKRFVIKLVNIGVPNDEGMCPVRFEVDGFRREIYVEDKRSLSAKQKVTMLKADPKNTKQIGSGIPGTVLKVLVNEGEDVKKNQALVIVEAMKMETEMVASEDGKVKRIYVSDGQSVESGELIVEME